A genomic stretch from Echeneis naucrates chromosome 6, fEcheNa1.1, whole genome shotgun sequence includes:
- the LOC115044633 gene encoding E3 ubiquitin-protein ligase NHLRC1: protein MALSPDPRQCGSLSPEGILREIQINLLECKVCFEKFCTQERGRRPQNLPCGHVLCLECVTALSHPLLRKLECPFCRQLCGVESTSHCQVLSDLQDLLLSQGPTSSAPPQMENGGFSLTSALTSTALHLSTAFGGWGTLINPTGIALLRSSGTIVVVHDDEKRVVVFSPKGNKLHGFGRRGPAIGQICYPVDVAVALCGHVVVTDVGDKTVKVFTSRGNHVLTVKDFQMPWGVDTDSCGHILVSDIQAHSLSHVKVDYTHGVILDHHTAISDLQLPKALACCPVTGNIAVIEHLTDDTHPPERHQRTRLKVFTKEFHLIHQMDSFSLTMQSTGRLYMSGVAFDEDGNVIVIDSEKGMIWSLGKLHNGPVLTVLVGDHLVRPVGLTSLNNMLIVLDGGDHAVKIYSAKSDTAPKR from the coding sequence ATGGCCCTGAGTCCTGATCCTCGACAGTGTGGCAGCCTGAGTCCTGAGGGGATCCTGAGAGAGATACAGATCAATTTGCTGGAGTGTAAAGTCTGCTTTGAGAAGTTCTGCACTCAGGAGAGGGGGCGCAGGCCGCAGAACCTTCCCTGTGGTCATGTACTCTGTTTGGAATGTGTCACAGCTTTGTCTCACCCTCTCCTGAGGAAGCTGGAGTGCCCCTTCTGTCGACAGCTGTGTGGTGTTGAAAGCACCTCCCACTGCCAGGTTCTTAGTGACCTCCAGGATCTGCTGTTGTCCCAAGGTCCCacatcctctgctcctcctcagaTGGAAAATGGAGGCTTTAGCTTGACTTCAGCTCTGACATCCACAGCTCTGCACCTCTCCACAGCTTTTGGTGGTTGGGGAACACTTATCAACCCCACAGGGATAGCTCTATTACGGTCCTCAGGGACAATAGTGGTGGTCCATGATGATGAGAAGAGGGTGGTGGTGTTCAGTCCAAAAGGTAACAAGCTGCACGGTTTTGGGCGAAGAGGACCAGCCATTGGGCAAATCTGTTACCCAGTGGATGTGGCAGTGGCTCTCTGTGGTCATGTGGTGGTGACTGATGTAGGGGATAAAACTGTAAAGGTTTTCACCTCCAGAGGGAACCATGTGTTGACAGTAAAGGACTTCCAAATGCCCTGGGGTGTGGACACCGACAGCTGTGGACACATCCTGGTCTCAGACATCCAAGCTCACTCACTGAGCCATGTGAAAGTGGACTACACTCATGGTGTTATTCTGGATCATCATACAGCCATTTCCGATCTCCAGCTTCCAAAAGCTTTGGCCTGCTGTCCAGTGACTGGGAACATTGCAGTGATAGAGCACTTAACTGATGACACACATCCACCAGAGAGGCACCAACGCACAAGGCTGAAGGTGTTTACCAAAGAATTCCACCTCATTCATCAGATGGACAGTTTCAGCCTGACCATGCAGTCCACAGGGAGGCTGTACATGTCAGGTGTGGCATTCGACGAAGATGGAAATGTGATTGTAATCGACTCTGAAAAGGGGATGATTTGGAGTTTAGGGAAGCTCCACAATGGCCCAGTCCTCACTGTCCTTGTGGGAGACCACCTTGTCCGGCCAGTTGGACTGACGTCACTGAACAACATGCTCATCGTTCTGGATGGTGGAGACCATGCAGTAAAGATCTATTCAGCTAAATCTGATACTGCACCCAAGAGATAG